One genomic segment of Impatiens glandulifera chromosome 6, dImpGla2.1, whole genome shotgun sequence includes these proteins:
- the LOC124942076 gene encoding presenilin-like protein At1g08700 translates to MEEGSILETIGVEIIGVLSPVSICMLLVVLLVYSLSGESPSEPIRTAANLVYLENPADSTTQKLEGAALNALVFVILIAAATFLLVCLYYYNFTKFLKHYMRFSAFFVLGSMGGSIFLSIIQHFSIPIDPITFFVLLLNFTVVGVLSIFSVGIPIILRQSFMVTLGIIVAAWFTNLPEWTTWVLLIALAVYDLVAVLVPGGPLKMLVEMASNRSEELPALVYEARPTTSRNQGNVGNPLAFLVAGVSDSGSIEIQELSRNNSSDHAVANNEIESIVSPLVEMLNLDGEDGSTLVSTKGIQLGLGDFIFYSVLVGRAAMYDLMTVYVCYVAIISGLGCTLILLAVYRHALPALPISIALGVMFYFLTRLLMEPFVVGTSTNLLMF, encoded by the coding sequence ATGGAAGAAGGCAGCATTCTAGAGACAATCGGGGTCGAGATCATCGGCGTTCTTTCTCCAGTCTCCATTTGCATGCTTCTAGTTGTTCTCTTGGTCTATTCTCTCTCCGGTGAGTCTCCTTCCGAACCCATTCGCACTGCAGCCAATCTCGTATACCTTGAGAATCCCGCGGATTCTACCACCCAGAAGCTGGAAGGTGCAGCTCTCAACGCCCTTGTGTTTGTCATCCTCATCGCAGCTGCCACTTTTCTACTTGTCTGTCTCTATTACTACAATTTCACTAAATTTCTGAAACACTACATGCGCTTCTCTGCCTTCTTCGTGCTAGGTTCAATGGGGGGTTCAATATTTCTTTCTATAATTCAACATTTCTCCATACCAATTGACCCTATCACTTTTTTTGTACTGCTATTGAACTTTACTGTTGTGGGTGTCCTTTCTATTTTCTCTGTTGGAATACCCATTATCCTGCGGCAGTCATTTATGGTTACTTTGGGCATAATTGTTGCTGCTTGGTTTACTAATTTGCCCGAATGGACCACATGGGTTTTGTTGATTGCTTTGGCTGTTTATGATCTTGTTGCTGTGTTGGTTCCTGGAGGGCCTCTTAAGATGTTGGTTGAAATGGCTTCTAACAGGTCAGAGGAACTTCCAGCACTTGTTTACGAGGCACGACCAACAACGTCTAGAAATCAGGGAAATGTTGGTAATCCTTTGGCCTTTTTGGTGGCTGGGGTTTCTGATTCTGGTTCCATAGAGATTCAAGAATTGTCTAGGAACAATTCATCTGATCATGCTGTTGCTAACAATGAAATTGAATCAATTGTTTCACCATTGGTTGAAATGTTGAACTTGGATGGTGAAGATGGTAGCACTTTAGTGTCCACTAAAGGAATTCAGCTTGGTCTTGGTGACTTCATTTTCTATAGTGTACTTGTGGGTAGAGCTGCGATGTACGACTTAATGACTGTTTATGTCTGTTATGTTGCAATTATATCTGGGCTGGGCTGCACTCTCATTTTATTGGCTGTATACCGTCATGCCTTGCCTGCTCTCCCGATTTCCATAGCATTGGGAGTCATGTTTTACTTCTTGACTAGGTTGCTAATGGAGCCTTTTGTGGTTGGAACTTCTACTAATTTGTTAATGTTTTGA